In Phaseolus vulgaris cultivar G19833 chromosome 3, P. vulgaris v2.0, whole genome shotgun sequence, the sequence TTTGAACAACTAATCCTTCCCACCATCCATCATGCCACCAGGCATCAACAATGGAACCAACATCACCAACCCAGGATAATTCCCGTTTGTTGGACAGTGGTGCTGGCCGGACTACAGTCCTCCCATGCATTCGAAGACCCAGACTATCAGGCACTGAAATTCTGGAAGCTAGAACCCATTCCtaaaccaaagaaaaaaaatataaaaattataccACTCCCCATATATCCATAATTGTTTTTCCAGTAATCACTGCAAAGAAAAATAGTTTCAACGTACCTCAAGCTTCTTGGTTTCATCAACCGCATCTTGAATGTCTTGATATTGCACCTTCACTTTGTATTTGTGTCTCTTGACGACAGAAGCTGTAAACCAGCATCCTCTCATCCCACTGTCTTGAGAGAGAACCTCAACTTGGGAACCTACAACTAAATGCTGGGAAGAACGTTCATTCGTCCCTTTAATCGTTGTTGTCATGTTTGTGTGCCCAACCAGCTTCAAGGAATTGTTTCCAGAACTGATTTTGGTATTATTCTTAATGTTATTCAGATTTTCCGATTTAAGGGCAGTTAAATCAATTGCTTCATTGCCATCATCTTTGGCAAGGCGCAGTCTCTTCTTAGGTCTGATCGAAACAGTTGACTTATGATTTTCATCCAGTTCCAGAACATCATCAGATTGCCCAGAACTCCCACCACACTTCGAGTCCAATTGGGTATACATGTACCTGAGTATTTCCTGTTTCCAATAACCCTTAATTTGTGTTATATCAAAGGGTTTCACATCATCATTATCAAACTGGTGGATGCACACGAATGGTTCCAAGTGAGTTCGACGGGCCTCATTCCGAAACTTTTCGTAGTGTTGTGGACTGAGGACGAAAGCCAATCCATCTATGCATTCAATACTCAGATCTTGaagataaagagaaaagaaaacctCTCGGTCACTAAAACTGTGAGGCAAAACAATACCAACCTCATCAATTTTGTGAAACCAGCGCACCACAACCATCTTGTTGCCTCTGGAATCCTCATACAGATCTTCCAAGTAGGCAACTAGACGCTTGTTCTCTTCTGCCAGAACAAATACAAAATCATGAACctgaaaacatttaaaaacacCCCAAAAGATTGCCAGAGTCAGATTACAAGTTATGCATGGCtaacaaaaaatgataaattaagACAAACAAGAGAGCAATGCTTACGGATATCTGAAAACCATTCCTCTTATAGGCCTGATAGTGTTTTCTTCTTCTCCTACACGTCCATGGAAACCCTATCCATGAAAATTCCTTTGTACAAGTTTGCATTTTCTGCAATTGATTATCCTGAATTACACGCAAAATAATCAGAAAAGAACAACCTAAAACACAAAACCCACAAATACCAACATAAGGAAACAGAGGGGTCGCTGTATCAGCATATATTAAATACCTTCAGGGCTCCAATTTCAGGTTCACACCCATGTTTTTCCTCCATAACCGCATCCCCAGAAGACGAATCTGAAGGATTTAATGCAAATAcaacaaattcaatttcaattaccaaaaaaatatttaaaaaactgTACAAAGAAAACTAGTAGAACTAGCCAAAGAAACTTTTACTACAGGAGGAGATTCAaaccatagaaaaaaaaattaaaacgaaACATTCCACACAATCTCAGATCCAGGTCGTGGAAACCTCGCCCTGGTAACTCCTTCCCGAACCTGAGAGGTCCAAAACCAAACCAATCCATACCAGACCAAAAACCCAATAAAAAACCTAAAAGCAAATAAAacaagagataaaaataatattcttttcTCTCAGTTCATAAAATCGAAAGAACCCGGAGGAGTAGCTCACCCAAACCAGAGTCCTACATCAGAACCCCTAAATTAGTGAGATCCCCAAACGCAAAACAAAAACCACAAAGAAGAGGTGAAGAACACGAGCTTAATTACCATCTTATTTcgcaaattaaaagaaaaaccgaaactttttttttaattttaattaaaaaaggtGGAGGTGAGGAAGAACCAGAAGAGTGAGGAGGAGAACAAACCTGAAACCACCGAGTCCAGCCAATCAACAACCTCTCTTCGCGATTTGAGCTTGATGAAAGGACCCAACGAGGCGATTCGAATCGCGTAGCGATAGGACATGTGTCTTAGGGTTTTCTCTTTTCCGACGACGGCCAGATCCGCAGCACCGCCGCGCCGTTTCAGCAGATAGTGAACCTCCCTCCTCCCCTTGTCGCTCGATACCAGCACCTCCTCCCAGCTCACGTACACGCTCTTCTCACACGACGTTGTTCCGGCCCAAGACGCCACTCTCTCCATCCAAACGACACAACCCTCTGCGTTTCCCCCTCACCCAAAACGCAcacttcagaaaaaaaaaacgaagcTTGCTCGGGAAAACAACACGAAACGAAATAATAATGAAGATGAAAGAGGAAGGAGAAAGATGGGGGAAGAGAGAGAGGGTTTGAATTGCGATTTATAAAAACGTTGTTTGTTCTTGGGGTCTAGGGTTTCGAGATCTGGAGATGGATCCGACGGTCGAAATTCGTTCTGATGCAGGAAAGGCGAAGGAAGTTACGCGGATCACTGAAGTTACGAAATGGTCCCTGAGAGTTCCGAAGAACTCTGGTTCTGccattcatttatttttaatttaatgacaCGTTGGAAAATAGAGGGAGGGAAAGAACCCGATCTTTCTGGGTGCCAGCTGGAGCTGATACCAAAGTGAAAACGATgttaatgaattttaaaatcaaaacatttttttaaatacctTGTTAGAATTAAACAATAACATAGTATGtggttatttaatttaatttggatAAATTATTTAACGTGTGaattaactttatttataattattatataccACTTGTATATTGAGACCATCttcattttatttaagtataagagaattattataaatgataaaattttcCTTTGGAATATTTAATGTAATTATATACGCGTGTATCTGATTAAGGTTAAATTGGTTATTCatagtaattataatttaaatagtaattataagttaattttaaatatgtaattgTGTGCGgcattaattatttaaatattttcaattaatttacaattttttaccgaaaatgtaaaattaattatatgatGTTTCGTTATTAGTTTTTTAATGGAGTTTTATATCTCGAAGATGTATAAGATATTATTCAATTAATGTATATAAGTTTTGGAAAAATAGATGTTAGTAGTTATTAAGACATATCTTTAAAAGGTATGGTAGAATAATTTGAGGTTTTCATCGATAACTATTGAATTTGGGTTAGGTGGTAGAATGGTGAGTGGGTTATTGTGTTTATGTATTTCTATTCTTTTGATTGGGTTGAGAGTAGTTTTCCTTGCTTATTAAGATAATGAGACATTTTCACTccattcttatttattttggtATGGAAAATTCATCTAGTACCCAAATTATTATACGAGATTAACAACCAATTATtatattcaaacaaaaaaaaaatattttttttatggtgtTTTTGTTAGTGTGTTGGATGTCTAAGAAGTTTGTGTTTAATCTCAACTACTATAATGTAATATCTATTTACATGTCAAAATTGATTTTGGTTAACAAATGATGTTTGTCTAGATATAAATATGTTGAGTTTTTCAAGTGGACATACCAAGAATAGTCAATATGTAATTTGGGAGATTTAGATATGATAAGTTATAAACTAACTCATATAAGAGATTTGATGTCACCCCGAACCCAAGATCTTAAGGCATCAGGTTCGTGGATTTTTCTTTCTTGCTAATCTCCATCCAATGTAGGACTCCCAACTACACATTTAAATTTCTCTAAGGAGTTATCCCACACATTATAAACTTTCCCTTAAAATCTAAGTGTTTTACTCACGAGTCTCTTACTTGTATAACACTCTTCATATATGCTCTGAATTGTTAGGTTCTTCGAGTAGACATACCAAAAAGAGTTTGTACTTAATCGGGAAGATTTAGATCCAATGAGTAATAAGTAATCCATAAAGAAACATATGTCACATCCAACTCAAAACCTTAAGGCAATGGGTTTATGGGTATTTCTCCTTATATTGTTCATCTCGCACATCCCACTCAATGTGGGACTGCCAACTCCACACTTGAATTCCTCACAATTTACCCCTCGGGTGTGAGTTCTCCAAACATTTCAAACTACACTTTGAAATCCAATTGTTCTACCATTGATTCTCTTATTCGTATAACACTTTCCATACATAGTGTCAATTCTTGAGTTCTTTGAGTGGACATACTGGGGAGAGTCTATACATAATTGAGGATATTTCGATTTGATGAATCATGAGTCAATCCATATAAGAGACTTGACAACATTGACAATCCAAAACCTTAAGGCATTAGGTTTGTGGGTCTTTCTCTTTTATATTGCTTATCCCATTCATCTCCATCCAATGTGAGACTCTTAACTTCTAACTTAAATTCATCACAAGATAAATATTGTAGAATATTGAAGGTTTATGTTGTGGTTTAAGGATATgattaataaaagttaaaaattggtgagttgtaaagaagtaataAAACCTACACATGTTGGTAAGTTAAAGGATTGAAATGTTTAAGAAATGAATATCTCTCTCATTGACAAATTAATATGGGTTCTCTTTTAATCTATTTTGAGTCATAGATTTAGATCCTAATGCACAAGTATCTatgtaatgaaaatatttttaatgcaaAATTGAAGAATAATGGTTCTTATGTCTAGAAAAACATTGTCAAGGCAATAGACCAACTTAAAAGATGATTTTGGACCTAGATTATATTTGAGTCGGACTAATTTTTGGTACACAAATTTGTTAGGTATAGgataaattttttatgaaatctcATGTACATATTGTAGATTTTGAACTAAATACAAAGGATTTGTTGAATCAATCAAATTGGAATATAGGTGGACTTTATGCACCCCTTTGGATATGACATTGTATTGGGCAAAACTATCTTGAaaaattttgttgttattgttgGAAAACTATCATAAATCAACTTACAAATAAATTTGACCCTttgttacgaagtggactttaagcctaactcaatcccataaaaccggctcatagggttaaggtctgcacccatttatatattatgaaatgtccttatctctagtcgatgtgggatttccaacacACCCTCACGTtgagactaccaactcgtgcgtgggactatatattttgggtggtccgatagcggcccgatagcgggtagcacgataggcccaacacaaacactcgctaggataggctcgaaatggctctgataccatattacgaagtggactttaagcctaactcaaccccataaaaccggctcatgataagtttcttttaagttaaattgaatattaatgGAGCATGGTTAAGCCATGATACAATGGAAATAGGTGATTATTAAAAGTAGGCAATGTGATTGGATATTTCGCTTTTAAGTAATTTGTAAACTTGGtagatttttttattgagtTGGAAGTTATGAGAATATGTCTTAGTCATACTTTATTTTTTGGATGTCACTAGGTCTAATGTGAAACAAAAATGCTCTCAAGCCAATCCTGTTATTTTCTTAGTTTGAAATTACTTGGTTGACATGTGTAGAACATGGAAGCTTTGATGAAACTAAATTTGTGATATGAGCTTGATGTTTTTGTTGCCTTGtttgcactacaagaaaaacatgaaatgaaaaccaattttagagacaaaaaataattagttgctataacaACTAAATTAGAAAGCATTTtagaactaaaaaaaatggtttctaaattagtttctattattgttaaatggtttctaaattgatatctaattagctaccaaggctCTAACTACCaaatatttagtttctaaatttggtaacaaaaatcttagttgctaattagataccaatctagaaaccatttaacaacaatagaaactaatttagaaaccaaacaaaatttagtctctaaaatggtatctactTTAGTCATTGTAATAacgaattattttttatttctaaaaattgatttctattttatgattttcttgtagtagtgTTGAAAGTTAGTTTTAAGAGTATTTCATTTAGCAAGTGACTTAGTTAACTTATTATCACCTATCAACTCATTTATCTGTTACCAATTAATTTATTAGTTACCATTGATTTTCTAAATTTGTTATTGGTATCTAAGTTTTGATTTTGGTTCAAAagtttttttcatgttttctgTTATGTTTTTCCGTAAAACATCATAGTAAACCAATACTATGATCACTATCTCACTCAagatgaaaaattattatttttctactaTTACAACAAATGAAGAAAGGAAACCTATCACAAATCATATATCacataaatttgagttttattttaaaaactaaactgttattatttaaatattttttaaataaaaatattaaaatcataatattaattttataaaacttatataatttgttaataatttttacaagactatataaatataatataatgtcatataattatattaatattaaagtaTATAATAATATAGATAATAAACTTCTTTATTTAACGTgttatcttatatatttatatttataactattgtgattatattatttatttaaatattataattgataattattatttaaaatatgaattataattttataaaagtgattatataaatataatatagtttagttcagattatattttttataattttcatagtttataaaagaatatatatatatatatatatatatattaaaggtcattaattgtgttttaaatataatgtgttattttttaatattttttttatatccacGGAAAAGGATAAGAATATACTTTGTTGTGGTTATCATATCACATTATGTCTACTAAATGtgtttaaaagaataaaaataatttttttattagtaatatataaataaataagaaagtaACCATTTTTCAACTACTCATCACTTATAAAtggtaaaataataataataaatataaaagtcaAGGATAATTAAATGTATCAATATTAACTACTAAAActgataataataaattattacattCAAAtcaattaatgtatttatttttatctgtaATCCTttctatattaataaattaatatattccTTTCTAAATGAATTGAGTTTAAagcaattataattttaaataattttatattattatgaatgatttttatgattatttattGATCTTCcatattctataattattactcaaaatgtaaaaaattaattaaataaaaatcaatttaaatacaaaaaataattagttattacattgactaaattaaatactattttagaaactataaaaaattattaatttttaaaataatttctatcaTTAAcgaatagtttctaaattggtatctaataaGCTACAAAAATTTTatctatcaattatttagatcaTAAAGTTAGtacctaattagatatcaatttaaaaattatttataataataaaaactattttaactaccaataattttttttaatttttaaaataatattaaatttaataaatgtaattattaattattttttatctttaaattgatttttatttaatttaatgattttattgcaGTTTCTTCAATAGTTTTAATATCCAAGTAACCTTTTCAATTATATCTAGTATTTGTAAATAGAGGATTCtcttatgtaaaaaatatacatgaaaatattttattctttctcCTTCTTTATTATCTCTActctaatatcatattttataaCATGTTATCAATATAAGGATTCTAACCTATTGAACTAGGTAATTATActtctatttttataatatatatatatatataatatttcaaGCCTCAGTCTCTATttcatgaaaaaataattttagaaccCCAATTATTAGTGGAAAGACAAatctataaattttatatagtaAGTGATAGCAACTATTTGAcaatcataatttattattattttcgtATCTACGAAAAACTCTTATATATGTttcttaacattttttaacaataataaataatcatACATGctttattatttgatttaattatttgttatttgttacatcttttcaacaatttttcttttgtattgtttttcctttttattttattaatttcatatatatgattattcttgatttaattttaatttaatattttattttactgtgATAGTTATGAACCTGTCAAGTCTTGCACAACTTGAATTTGTGGCTCTTTGATATTATAggaaataattatttatcatattaGATGCTAAATTACATTTAGATACAATGGGTTTTGGTGATGccattaaagaaagaaataaagcaTTTAAGCAAGATAAGGCTACAACTATGATTTTTCTTCATAATCATGAAGGGTTAAAAGTTTGAATATCTTAAAGTAAAACGACCTCTTATATTATGGAACGTTTAAAAAGGAAATATATGACCACCAAAAACTAGAATTCTTCCAAAAGCTCATTATTAATCATATGCATTTACTGTTGCAAAGTTTTAAATaccaattaaaatattaaaattatgtgaaaaaatgagttttaagaaaaacaaaaatatgagaAACGTTCGAACTTAAACACTATACTTTTATTTAAACCCTAAACTTAAatcaaaccctaaatcctaTAAGTAAATGAAACAATTTCTTATTCATACTTTGGTGATTGTGGCAGTGGTTATGGCTGTGACTGCACTATAATAATCATGATTGTGGAGATGGTCATAGAAAAACTTTTAATATACTTCTTTTCATCAGAAGTGGAACAATAATATggaagaaatgaaaagaaaatggtaaaaatattgcaaacaaaatgaaaatatgtGATATCGTTGTTATGGTAAATACCATCTGAGTCATACTTGTTATACAccaaaatattttgttgaacTATACGAGAAATCACTTAAAAATAAggagaaaatatataaaaaaaattatttcacttATGAAGATAGTGATTCAAATTATGATCATATACTACTATCTTGATATTGCTGATTTTTTGTTGAACTACGTGGCGTATGGTCACCTCATTGGTGATGTTCcatgttttttataaaagaaatttctaatatatttttatacattatgttctctaaatttttttcttcttctttctcttataaaaaaagaatgttAGCACTTGAGTTAATAATTAAGATATTTGTCTTACTATTAACAACCTGTATAATTCTTAAAAGTATTACTTATTTTGGAAATGTACGAAATTAGTGTTGGTACAACAAATATAACTTAAGGTTATGTAAGAGTTACTATACTACTAAGCGGTACTAAGTTGCCCATAAAAAatgcattttattttt encodes:
- the LOC137806310 gene encoding uncharacterized protein — protein: MERVASWAGTTSCEKSVYVSWEEVLVSSDKGRREVHYLLKRRGGAADLAVVGKEKTLRHMSYRYAIRIASLGPFIKLKSRREVVDWLDSVVSDSSSGDAVMEEKHGCEPEIGALKDNQLQKMQTCTKEFSWIGFPWTCRRRRKHYQAYKRNGFQISVHDFVFVLAEENKRLVAYLEDLYEDSRGNKMVVVRWFHKIDEVGIVLPHSFSDREVFFSLYLQDLSIECIDGLAFVLSPQHYEKFRNEARRTHLEPFVCIHQFDNDDVKPFDITQIKGYWKQEILRYMYTQLDSKCGGSSGQSDDVLELDENHKSTVSIRPKKRLRLAKDDGNEAIDLTALKSENLNNIKNNTKISSGNNSLKLVGHTNMTTTIKGTNERSSQHLVVGSQVEVLSQDSGMRGCWFTASVVKRHKYKVKVQYQDIQDAVDETKKLEEWVLASRISVPDSLGLRMHGRTVVRPAPLSNKRELSWVGDVGSIVDAWWHDGWWEGLVVQKDSEANYHVYFPGENVVSVFGSGNLRQAQDWVGNEWVNVRERPDLVPSVLSSLKTPQNSGKSIDRKSIAATISAGIQPKPSDTCLNSDRDRPRKPVEVSDLLKDDLLLQLRWMTTRKRRHSSTSYQKPQCTESHRKRSPKVLKSNAPDSFVIPASLKVDHDDCKYGGGDPSILTSAVVPSLTSMVMCR